The following proteins come from a genomic window of Lolium rigidum isolate FL_2022 chromosome 5, APGP_CSIRO_Lrig_0.1, whole genome shotgun sequence:
- the LOC124653004 gene encoding ubiquitin-conjugating enzyme E2 5A-like, translating into MANKRIQKELMDLQKDPPTSCSAGPAGADLFHWQAMIMGPSDSPYAGGIFFVNIHFPPDYPFKPPKVNFETKVYHPNINSSGSICLDILKEQWSPALTISKVLLSISSLLTDPNPDDPLVPEIAHLYKNQRTRYEETASAWTQKYAMG; encoded by the exons ATGGCCAACAAAAGGATTCAGAAGGAGCTCATGGATTTGCAGAAGGATCCACCGACATCCTGCAGCGCTGGGCCTGCAGGAGCGGATCTATTCCACTGGCAGGCCATGATCATGGGCCCTAGTGACAGCCCCTACGCAGGAGGGATTTTCTTTGTCAACATCCATTTTCCTCCGGACTACCCCTTTAAGCCTCCAAAAGTGAATTTTGAAACAAAG GTGTATCACCCAAACATCAACTCCAGCGGCAGCATCTGCCTAGACATCCTCAAGGAGCAGTGGAGCCCTGCGCTAACCATATCGAAGGTTCTGCTCTCTATCAGCTCTCTGCTCACCGACCCCAACCCAGACGACCCGCTCGTCCCGGAGATCGCGCATCTCTACAAGAACCAGAGAACCCGCTACGAGGAGACCGCGAGTGCATGGACCCAGAAGTATGCCATGGGCTGA